A window of Pullulanibacillus sp. KACC 23026 genomic DNA:
CTTGATAGATCAACTGAATGACAACCTACCAGACGTAAGAAGTCCCTACAATAATTAAAAGGATGAACAACACGACGATTAAAGCAAATCCGCCGCCAGCACCAAAACCAGCACCGTATGCCATCGTAATAACACCTCCTGGAGTCCATTTTGTAAACAACGCTATGTGGGATCAGCGTTTACTATAACTTATGAGTTTTTAACTCATTTTGTCTAGGCAGGTATCACAGCTTGAATAAAAAAAGGATTTATTTCATAGAAGAAATCGAAAGCCTCGGAATACCATCTTAGAAACAGAAGGTGTATAATTGAACACACGGATTTGGATGGAAGGTTTCTTAGTACATTTGATGCTTGGAGCTGTTTAATGGATTAGAAAGAACGAATGAAATGAAGGAAGACAAGAGGTGTGTTAATCTGGAAGAGAGTGCTCAGGGATCGGGGCTTTTTTACTGCAGTATGCTTCCATGTTAATCCTTTTTTGCCATTATTCCTGAAGCCATTCGGTGCTCATACACCTATTGAAGTTTAGTCCGGGCTAATTTTTCTAGCGCAGCCTTTATGGCGAGTGTCATTTCTTCACCGATACAGGTAGCTCTTGATGAGCGTTTTGGCGGAAAAACGATGAGGATTCATACCAATCTATTTCTTGCCATTAGTTATACTTTAACCGTCTTTCTCACCTATTCATTCACGTTTCCCTGAACTTAATCAAACCGCCAATCAAATTGGCGGCATGTTTGGTCCGATTATAGGAGAGAAAGTCCAGTTCATAGGGTATTCGTTGTTACAGGCTTGTTTTAATCACTTCCCTGTTCAT
This region includes:
- a CDS encoding YjcZ family sporulation protein, encoding MAYGAGFGAGGGFALIVVLFILLIIVGTSYVW